A genomic stretch from Phoenix dactylifera cultivar Barhee BC4 unplaced genomic scaffold, palm_55x_up_171113_PBpolish2nd_filt_p 000140F, whole genome shotgun sequence includes:
- the LOC103697984 gene encoding alpha/beta hydrolase domain-containing protein 17B-like yields the protein MLSGCSVSSLAAKFAFFPPDPPTYTVEKDDGGRLVASGIPRDHSMDVLMLDTKRGNKVVAFYLRNPYARLTVLYSHGNAADLGQLYDLFVQLKVNLRVNLMGYDYSGYGASTGKPSEYNTYADIEAVYQCLETEYGVSQENVILYGQSVGSGPTLHLAARLPRLCGVVLHSAILSGLRVVCHVNFNFCFDIYKNINQIKKVKCPVLVIHGTEDDVVNWLHGYGLWKLAREPYEPLWIKGGGHCNLELYPDYIRHLCKFIMEMENITTASRLKKIRQNLQLPRKTSNASTATTTTFTTNCCCQIGIRKPTFSGCSQTGCLKLRSWKGSVYSCNWCCGGDGQ from the exons ATGCTGTCGGGGTGCTCGGTTTCGAGTCTGGCGGCGAAATTCGCCTTCTTCCCGCCCGACCCGCCTACATACACTGTCGAGAAGGACGACGGTGGGCGGCTGGTGGCCTCTGGAATCCCCCGGGATCATTCAATGGATGTTCTGATGTTGGACACCAAGCGTGGGAACAAGGTTGTTGCCTTCTATTTGAGGAACCCCTATGCCCGGCTCACAGTGCTTTACTCGCATGGCAACGCCGCTGATCTGGGGCAGCTCTATGATCTCTTTGTGCAGCTCAAGGTTAATCTCAGGGTTAATCTGATGGG ATATGACTACTCTGGTTATGGAGCCTCAACTGGTAAG CCAAGTGAATACAACACTTATGCAGACATTGAGGCTGTATACCAATGCCTGGAAACTGAATATGGAGTCAGTCAGGAAAACGTGATCTTGTACGGACAGTCTGTTGGTAGTGGTCCCACACTACACTTGGCAGCTCGCTTGCCAAGATTGTGTGGTGTAGTGCTTCACAGTGCTATATTGTCAGGCCTCCGCGTGGTCTGCCATGTGAATTTCAATTTCTGCTTTGACATTTATAAA AACATTAACCAAATTAAAAAGGTGAAGTGCCCCGTTCTTGTAATTCAT GGCACCGAGGATGATGTAGTGAACTGGCTCCACGGTTATGGGCTATGGAAACTAGCAAGAGAACCCTATGAACCCTTGTGGATCAAAGGAGGTGGTCACTGCAACCTGGAGCTGTACCCAGACTACATCCGCCATCTATGCAAGTTTATCATGGAAATGGAGAACATCACCACTGCAAGTCGGCTCAAAAAGATCCGGCAGAACCTCCAACTCCCTAGAAAAACTTCTAATGCGAGCACAGCCACCACCACTACTTTCACTACTAACTGCTGCTGCCAAATTGGAATCCGGAAGCCTACTTTCTCAGGCTGTTCACAAACAGGATGTCTGAAGTTGCGTAGTTGGAAGGGCTCAGTGTACTCCTGCAACTGGTGTTGTGGTGGAGATGGGCAGTGA